A region from the Clostridium beijerinckii genome encodes:
- a CDS encoding DDE transposase has protein sequence MRRITMFCKNDLQQTSLFEPINQMPKYLQDILNKSWAKAFKDHIFPRINEERFSVLYSNKASRPNSPINVILGLLIIKEIFQQTDEELIGSIHFDVRYQYALNTTNYETQPVSINTLTNFRNRLVEYEASTNEDLIKAEVEALSESIAKYLSVDNKKVRVDSLMVSSSCKKLSRIELVYSINSRLIKALNIINPPIISDELKPYLEKGHKNDTIYRTQDLKADSKLSILIEHSKILYNIALKAGDIVTSTEEFQLLNRVIQDQTTEDAAKNLVIKDSKDITSTSLQNPTDKDATYRKKYGGNVGYVVNIQESFNDKNSVITGYDLKQNIHSDSKFADDVIANLASQNKNSNCKLLVDGAYYEQEKAKNALKQGIEMIPSQLVGRKVSTDKLSYSKFIVDDEKNVISCCPNGVEPVESYYSSKSYTAKFDSSTCEKCPLNSQCPKKISKKFNTIRVSEKAYNTATQREKMHESEYIKLANKRAGIEGIPSVLRRRYKIDTMPIRGLLRSKLWVGFKIAAYNFKKLLKQFLESGIECFLNIIACIVAVIINCFKLYFLEFEAKLSN, from the coding sequence ATGAGGAGAATTACTATGTTTTGCAAAAATGACCTTCAACAAACTTCATTATTTGAACCAATCAACCAAATGCCAAAATACCTTCAAGATATTTTAAATAAAAGTTGGGCTAAGGCATTTAAGGATCATATTTTTCCGCGAATAAATGAGGAGCGTTTTTCGGTTTTATATAGCAATAAAGCCTCAAGGCCTAATTCACCTATTAATGTTATTCTTGGCTTACTAATTATAAAAGAAATATTTCAGCAGACTGATGAAGAGCTTATCGGCTCTATTCATTTCGATGTAAGATATCAATATGCTTTAAATACAACTAATTATGAAACACAACCAGTATCTATAAATACTCTAACAAATTTTAGAAACAGACTTGTTGAATATGAAGCGTCAACTAATGAAGACTTAATAAAAGCTGAAGTTGAAGCTTTATCCGAAAGCATTGCTAAGTATTTATCTGTTGATAATAAAAAAGTTAGAGTGGATTCGTTAATGGTTAGTTCATCATGCAAAAAATTAAGTAGAATTGAGCTAGTATATTCTATAAATAGCAGACTTATTAAAGCTCTAAATATAATAAATCCACCTATTATAAGTGATGAACTAAAACCGTACCTTGAAAAGGGGCATAAAAATGACACTATATATAGAACTCAAGATTTAAAGGCTGATTCAAAACTTTCAATTTTAATCGAACATTCTAAAATTCTATACAATATCGCTCTGAAAGCTGGAGATATAGTTACTTCAACAGAAGAGTTTCAACTTTTAAATAGAGTTATTCAGGACCAAACTACAGAAGATGCTGCAAAAAATTTAGTTATTAAAGATTCAAAAGATATAACTTCAACTAGTTTACAAAATCCAACTGACAAAGATGCAACCTACAGAAAAAAATATGGTGGTAACGTTGGTTATGTTGTTAATATACAAGAATCATTTAATGATAAAAACAGTGTTATAACAGGCTATGACCTTAAGCAAAATATTCACAGCGATTCAAAATTTGCTGATGATGTTATTGCTAATTTAGCTTCACAAAATAAAAATTCAAACTGTAAACTACTAGTTGATGGTGCTTACTATGAACAAGAAAAAGCCAAAAATGCTTTAAAACAAGGAATTGAAATGATTCCAAGTCAACTAGTTGGCAGAAAAGTATCTACTGATAAACTGAGTTATTCAAAATTCATTGTAGATGACGAAAAAAATGTAATAAGTTGTTGTCCTAACGGAGTCGAACCTGTAGAGTCTTATTATAGTTCAAAATCTTATACAGCCAAATTTGACTCCAGTACATGTGAAAAATGTCCTTTAAATTCACAATGTCCAAAGAAAATATCAAAGAAATTTAATACCATAAGAGTTAGCGAAAAAGCTTATAATACAGCTACTCAAAGAGAAAAAATGCACGAGAGTGAGTATATAAAGCTTGCAAATAAAAGGGCTGGTATAGAAGGTATTCCTTCTGTTTTGAGGAGAAGATATAAAATTGATACCATGCCTATCCGGGGATTATTGCGCTCAAAATTATGGGTTGGATTTAAAATCGCAGCCTATAACTTCAAGAAACTGTTAAAACAGTTTCTTGAAAGTGGCATAGAGTGTTTTCTCAATATAATTGCATGTATAGTTGCTGTAATAATTAACTGTTTTAAATTATATTTTTTAGAATTTGAAGCAAAGCTGTCAAACTAA
- a CDS encoding ABC transporter ATP-binding protein: MLKQVLLLDNVHKTIKNKEIVKGISFSINAGEVLGFLGPNGAGKSTTLRMIVGLSSPTRGKIIIDGHSITKDYVKAMSKVGCIIEGPDMYNYLSGLENLKMLSSMNKYVTNEDITKAIELVGMQNRINDKVSTYSLGMKQRLGLAQALVHKPKLLILDEPTNGLDPSGINEFRHIIHDLAKKENIAVLISSHLISEVELMCDKVAIIKSGTLLKYSSVSELINSQEVFFVLSDNQRGIEILKNKWNIDSSLKDDRIVAKVDISKLEAINSSFIEEGLMIKFVNTNQKTLEDLFLNLTEGNTTIS, translated from the coding sequence ATGTTAAAACAAGTCTTATTATTAGATAATGTTCATAAAACCATAAAAAATAAAGAAATCGTTAAAGGTATTAGCTTTTCAATAAACGCTGGTGAAGTTTTAGGTTTTCTTGGCCCCAATGGTGCTGGGAAATCAACCACCTTAAGAATGATTGTCGGACTTTCCTCTCCAACACGTGGAAAAATTATAATTGATGGTCATTCAATTACCAAAGATTATGTTAAAGCTATGTCCAAAGTTGGTTGCATTATAGAAGGACCAGATATGTACAATTATTTAAGTGGATTGGAAAATTTAAAGATGCTCTCTTCTATGAATAAATATGTTACTAATGAAGATATTACAAAAGCAATAGAACTCGTAGGCATGCAAAATAGAATAAATGACAAAGTCTCTACTTATTCCTTAGGGATGAAACAAAGGTTAGGCCTTGCGCAGGCTCTTGTACATAAGCCAAAACTTCTTATATTAGATGAACCTACAAATGGACTTGATCCTTCAGGAATTAATGAGTTTAGGCATATAATTCACGACCTTGCTAAAAAAGAAAATATCGCTGTTCTTATTTCTAGTCATTTGATATCTGAAGTTGAATTAATGTGCGATAAAGTTGCCATAATAAAAAGTGGTACTTTACTTAAATATTCTTCAGTATCTGAGCTTATAAATAGTCAAGAAGTTTTCTTTGTATTAAGTGATAATCAAAGAGGTATTGAGATATTAAAAAACAAATGGAATATAGATAGTTCACTTAAGGATGACAGAATTGTAGCAAAAGTTGATATATCTAAACTTGAAGCAATTAATTCTTCCTTTATAGAAGAAGGGCTAATGATAAAATTCGTAAATACCAATCAAAAAACTTTAGAAGACTTATTTTTAAATCTTACAGAAGGAAATACTACCATTAGTTAA
- a CDS encoding ABC transporter permease: MLVLVKNEVNKILSKRKMLLITVIMLILVSLFAYGQNYQYKNTLNKYLKTTTENGDVAWQSLQKQQIQDLKNRLNRIDTPELGKASINIQIQQNQYYLDNNINPITPSAAKFSVKLMEQSTSVLLPLLIILLSSDSVCGEFSTKTIKVLLTRAVPRWKVLLSKYVALLILFSIVILEMAVLSIFISGLLFNNWGFYEPVATGFNSVSGTLDVSNVIKVTQLQYLILVYSLGWFVSIIIGTISFMVSVLVRNTATSIGIMMATLVSGGFLRLFLADWPAIKYFFPINLNLPQYLTGSYTPISGMSLSFSILVLLTWGIGAFIVSFVVFTKQDVLI, encoded by the coding sequence TTGTTAGTTTTAGTAAAAAATGAAGTAAATAAAATTTTGTCTAAAAGAAAAATGTTACTTATTACTGTAATCATGTTAATTTTAGTTTCTTTATTTGCATATGGGCAAAATTATCAATACAAAAATACTTTAAATAAGTATTTAAAAACAACCACTGAAAATGGAGATGTTGCTTGGCAATCATTACAAAAGCAGCAAATACAAGATTTGAAAAATAGACTTAATAGAATTGATACTCCTGAATTAGGGAAAGCTTCTATTAATATTCAAATTCAACAAAATCAATATTATTTAGATAATAATATAAATCCAATTACTCCAAGTGCAGCAAAATTTTCAGTGAAATTAATGGAGCAGTCTACATCTGTTTTACTTCCCCTATTGATAATTCTACTTTCTAGTGATAGTGTGTGTGGAGAATTTTCTACAAAAACTATTAAAGTACTATTAACAAGGGCTGTTCCAAGATGGAAGGTATTGCTTAGTAAATATGTAGCACTTTTAATTTTGTTTTCTATAGTAATTTTAGAAATGGCTGTACTTTCTATTTTTATTTCAGGTTTATTATTTAATAATTGGGGTTTTTATGAGCCTGTAGCTACAGGTTTTAATTCAGTTTCTGGAACCTTAGATGTTTCAAATGTAATCAAAGTAACACAGCTCCAATACTTAATTCTTGTATACTCACTTGGATGGTTTGTGTCAATTATTATTGGAACAATTTCATTTATGGTTTCTGTTTTAGTAAGAAATACAGCCACATCTATTGGAATAATGATGGCTACACTAGTTAGCGGAGGCTTCCTTAGATTGTTCTTAGCTGATTGGCCTGCAATAAAATACTTTTTTCCTATCAACCTAAACTTACCACAATATCTTACTGGCTCATACACGCCTATAAGTGGAATGTCCTTAAGCTTTAGTATTCTAGTACTTCTAACTTGGGGCATAGGTGCTTTTATTGTCAGTTTTGTTGTATTTACTAAGCAAGATGTTTTAATCTAA
- a CDS encoding galactose ABC transporter substrate-binding protein has product MKSLSKAVSLVMITLIIFTLTSTTNITHACLNLSSNNRKVVNAAAIFFTIDDPYTKRVFQSLENIEKENQNNIKFTFFDPKNNISVQNEMLDSVVRDNYDLVILYLSNKKENVVADVINRVKSKNIPLILLNIPQDVVAKVSNIYNKVAFITPDSKKAGVAQGKIIADLWNSNKMDIDKNRDNILQYVLLQGPPDDPQVVDRTKYAISTINDSGIKTQELVLINGSWLKESAENSIDSLFLKYSGNIETIIANNDAMAIGAIEALQKYGYNTGDKSKNIPVVGIDGLPEAIDLIDKGSMTGTVIQDPNIEAELIYTIGMNLFNNLDPIENTNYKIVDGEIIMPFPYDVYTGKLNNQ; this is encoded by the coding sequence ATGAAAAGTTTGAGTAAAGCAGTTTCATTGGTTATGATTACTTTAATTATTTTTACATTAACAAGCACTACTAATATTACACATGCCTGCCTGAATTTAAGTTCTAATAATAGAAAAGTAGTAAATGCTGCAGCAATATTTTTTACAATAGATGACCCATATACCAAGAGGGTATTCCAAAGCTTAGAAAATATCGAAAAGGAAAATCAGAATAATATTAAATTTACTTTCTTTGATCCAAAAAATAATATATCTGTACAAAATGAAATGTTAGACTCTGTTGTTCGAGACAATTATGATCTAGTTATATTATATTTATCAAATAAAAAAGAAAATGTTGTAGCAGATGTTATTAATAGAGTTAAATCAAAAAACATACCATTAATATTATTAAATATTCCTCAAGATGTAGTGGCAAAAGTTTCTAATATCTACAATAAGGTGGCCTTTATAACACCAGATTCTAAAAAAGCAGGTGTCGCTCAGGGGAAAATTATTGCTGACTTATGGAATAGTAATAAGATGGATATAGATAAAAATCGTGATAATATACTGCAATATGTTTTGTTACAGGGTCCTCCTGATGATCCGCAGGTAGTTGATAGAACTAAATATGCAATTTCAACAATTAATGATTCAGGAATAAAAACACAAGAACTTGTATTGATAAATGGTAGTTGGCTTAAAGAGTCAGCTGAAAATTCTATTGATAGCTTATTTCTTAAATATAGTGGGAATATTGAGACAATAATTGCAAATAATGATGCAATGGCAATAGGAGCGATTGAAGCATTACAGAAATATGGATACAATACAGGCGATAAATCGAAAAATATACCAGTTGTTGGAATAGATGGATTACCTGAAGCCATTGACTTAATTGATAAAGGTTCTATGACCGGAACTGTTATTCAAGATCCGAATATTGAAGCTGAATTGATATATACCATTGGAATGAATTTATTTAATAATTTAGATCCAATAGAAAATACAAACTATAAGATTGTTGATGGAGAAATTATTATGCCATTTCCTTATGATGTATACACAGGTAAGTTAAATAATCAATAA